A genomic region of Anopheles coustani chromosome 3, idAnoCousDA_361_x.2, whole genome shotgun sequence contains the following coding sequences:
- the LOC131269620 gene encoding ornithine decarboxylase-like produces the protein MNVLKCSADLTLISDEMSIRDVIRDIVRKGPHEDPILVLDLDDVVRKHYGWYEQMPRVSPFYAVKCNDDPRILKTMVKLGLGFDCASKGELERMLDLGVEPERIIFAQPAKSIPSLLYARSKQVSVMTFDSAIELEKIHQYYPEAQLVLRIRHDAVKVRCFLGKKFGCDSVNEAPALLRKAAQLRLTVVGISFHVGSGCDEHEVYYDAVKMARSLFDYAKTIGYVLNLLDIGGGFPGEKNKPIDRYAQAVNRAIDHYFPEKENVRIIAEPGRYYVASAVTLVSFVDSKRIVTDRLEDGTDRTRIFYYINDGIYGTFYSTAYEAQETIPIVQRKANAKEYSSSIWGPTCSPLDIILRDIQLPELDIGDSVVFENIGAYSTVRACQFNGFPLPKVIAYLREGTWKILKDVNTVPFPAQISPMAYTSARTTATRSR, from the exons ATGAATGTGCTTAAGTGTTCAGCTGATTTGACGTTGATCAGCGATGAGATGTCGATTAGGGACGTGATTCGTGATATCGTCCGCAAGGGTCCGCATGAGGATCCGATTCTTGTGCTAGATCTAGATGATGTAGTGCGCAAGCATTATGGCTGGTATGAGCAGATGCCACGTGTAAGTCCTTTCTATGCGGTGAAGTGCAATGACGACCCACGAATCTTGAAGACAATGGTAAAGCTCGGACTCGGGTTTGACTGTGCATCGAAGGGTGAGCTGGAGCGTATGCTCGACTTGGGTGTGGAACCGGAGCGGATTATCTTTGCTCAGCCAGCAAAATCCATACCGTCCCTGTTGTATGCGCGCTCGAAACAGGTGTCCGTCATGACGTTTGATAGCGCGATCGAGTTAGAGAAGATACATCAGTACTATCCAGAAGCCCAACTGGTGTTGCGAATACGTCACGATGCGGTAAAGGTGCGCTGTTTTTTGGGCAAGAAGTTCGGTTGTGATTCTGTCAATGAGGCACCGGCGTTACTGCGTAAGGCGGCCCAACTGAGGTTGACCGTGGTCGGCATTAGCTTCCACGTGGGGTCAGGTTGTGACGAGCACGAAGTTTACTACGATGCCGTAAAGATGGCCCGGAGCCTGTTTGACTACGCCAAGACTATTGGTTACGTGCTGAATCTTCTGGATATCGGTGGTGGGTTCCcgggcgaaaaaaataaaccgatcGATAGGTACGCTCAGGCAGTGAATCGAGCTATCGATCATTACTTCCCAGAGAAGGAAAATGTCCGAATAATTGCGGAACCTGGTCGTTATTACGTAGCCTCCGCGGTCACGTTGGTATCGTTTGTGGACTCTAAACGTATTGTGACAGATCGCCTTGAAGATGGAACCGACCGGACAAGGATTTTCTACTATATCAACGATGGTATATACGGGACGTTCTATAGTACAGCATACGAAGCTCAAGAAACGATCCCTATCGTACAGCGCAAGGCCAACGCCAAGGAGTACAGTTCATCTATTTGGGGCCCAACTTGCAGTCCTCTCGATATTATTTTACGGGACATACAGCTGCCGGAGCTAGACATCGGGGACAGTGTTGTGTTCGAGAACATTGGAGCATACTCGACGGTAAGAGCTTGCCAGTTCAATGGATTCCCTCTGCCGAAGGTCATCGCCTACCTACGTGAAGGAACCTG gaaaattttgaaagatGTCAACACTGTTCCTTTTCCGGCGCAAATATCTCCAATGGCATACACCTCGGCACGCACGACAGCTACACGATCCCGGTAG
- the LOC131271830 gene encoding thyroid transcription factor 1-associated protein 26-like → MKTTNKSNTQTRMGMPGGMRNDKRNDNHPHQRKTNSFFRNVPESKRSGPQHRTGSSGVGPPSGKNGPGVKQTTSFKPKHQERGHDRSNNHSRGPHKPKGPHRGHQKAPARGPSRPVKQGERQSEFTSKPEKVNFCLAPERLEAQARAMKHFERQEKEKALQQRKDERNKNHKIMTLKTRKGQPVMQGRMELLFEKVKKSVGVI, encoded by the coding sequence atgaaaacaaccAATAAATCCAATACCCAAACTCGAATGGGAATGCCAGGAGGTATGCGAAACGATAAAAGAAACGACAACCATCCCCATCAAAGGAAAACGAATAGTTTTTTCCGCAATGTTCCGGAGTCAAAGAGATCCGGACCGCAACATCGTACCGGCAGTAGCGGTGTTGGCCCTCCTTCTGGAAAAAATGGTCCGGGAGTGAAACAAACTACCTCTTTCAAACCAAAGCACCAAGAACGTGGCCATGATCGAAGCAATAATCACAGCAGAGGGCCCCACAAACCGAAAGGACCACACAGAGGGCACCAGAAAGCTCCAGCTCGAGGACCTTCCAGGCCGGTCAAACAAGGCGAGCGACAGAGCGAGTTCACGAGTAAGCCGGAAAAGGTTAACTTTTGCCTAGCGCCGGAGCGATTGGAGGCACAGGCCCGGGCGATGAAACATTTCGAACggcaggaaaaggaaaaggctTTACAGCAAAGAAAGGACGAGCGCAATAAGAACCACAAAATAATGACTCTCAAAACTCGCAAAGGACAACCGGTGATGCAGGGCAGGATGGAGCTGTTGTTtgagaaagtgaaaaagtcTGTTGGTgttatttag
- the LOC131271820 gene encoding ornithine decarboxylase 1-like, which translates to MKFLENESDKIEIVEGAVDVPAIIDAMVDQLPTEQPFYVMDIGDIVRKHQQWIEKMPRVVPHYAVKCNDNDIVCATLAALGASFDCASKGEISKILSLGVAPERIIFANPMKPASHLRYANSNAVKTMTYDSDTELHKIKQFCPDAKLVIRIRCEAEKAQCPLGKKFGCDPVEEAPRLIKIARSLGLEVVGVSFHVGSGCADFPIYYKAISYARDLFDYGAQLGYTFNLLDIGGGFPGDTGTSIDEVSMIVNAALDTFFPDKAVRVISEPGRYYVSSAFTLVTNVQSKRVCLNARTGTIDRMMYYLNDGVYASFNCILYDHQIPKPKLIGGQGGKLYDTTIWGPTCDALDQLIETIAMPELQIDDWVVFENMGAYTIPVASPFNGFELPKIYAYISKESWKMLETLFPLQNECSLSGNYAERLRSNFETVACA; encoded by the exons ATGAAGTTCCTCGAGAATGAATCGGACAAAATCGAGATCGTCGAGGGAGCGGTCGACGTACCGGCCATCATCGACGCCATGGTCGATCAGCTGCCCACCGAGCAACCGTTCTACGTGATGGACATCGGGGACATTGTGCGCAAGCACCAGCAGTGGATCGAGAAGATGCCGCGCGTCGTGCCGCACTACGCGGTCAAGTGCAACGATAACGACATCGTGTGTGCCACACTGGCAGCCCTCGGCGCCTCGTTCGACTGTGCGTCGAAGGGTGAGATTTCAAAAATCCTATCGCTCGGTGTCGCCCCGGAGCGGATCATCTTCGCGAACCCGATGAAACCGGCCTCGCACCTTCGCTACGCGAACAGCAACGCGGTCAAGACAATGACCTACGACAGCGATACCGAGCTGCACAAGATCAAGCAGTTCTGTCCGGATGCCAA ATTGGTCATCCGCATTCGCTGCGAGGCTGAGAAGGCCCAATGTCCGCTGGGCAAGAAGTTTGGCTGCGATCCAGTTGAGGAGGCACCGAGGCTGATCAAGATCGCACGCAGCCTCGGTCTGGAGGTGGTGGGCGTTAGCTTCCACGTCGGATCGGGCTGTGCCGATTTCCCCATCTACTACAAGGCAATCTCGTACGCACGCGACCTGTTCGACTATGGCGCCCAGCTCGGCTATACGTTCAATCTGCTGGACATTGGTGGTGGCTTCCCGGGCGACACCGGCACCTCGATCGACGAGGTGTCGATGATCGTCAACGCGGCACTCGATACGTTCTTCCCGGACAAGGCGGTTCGCGTCATCTCCGAACCGGGCCGGTACTACGTGTCGTCGGCGTTCACTCTCGTCACGAACGTGCAATCGAAGCGCGTTTGTCTGAACGCCAGAACGGGCACCATCGATCGGATGATGTACTACCTCAACGACGGGGTGTACGCGTCTTTCAACTGCATCCTGTACGATCATCAGATCCCCAAGCCGAAGCTGATCGGCGGTCAGGGCGGTAAGCTCTACGACACTACGATCTGGGGACCGACTTGCGATGCGCTTGATCAGCTGATCGAAACAATCGCCATGCCCGAGCTGCAGATCGATGATTGGGTTGTGTTCGAGAACATGGGTGCATACACCATTCCGGTGGCCAGCCCATTCAATGGCTTCGAACTGCCCAAAATCTACGCCTACATCAGTAAGGAAAGTTG gAAAATGTTGGAGACACTGTTCCCACTGCAAAATGAATGTTCTCTCAGCGGCAACTACGCCGAACGCTTGcgcagcaactttgaaacggtGGCCTGTGCTTGA
- the LOC131271818 gene encoding ornithine decarboxylase 1-like — translation MSVLKCPADLTLISDEMSIGDVVRDIIRQGPHEEPLHVLDLDDVVQKHYGWREQMPRVRPFYAVKCNDDPRILQTLITLGVGFDCASKGELERMLDLGVKPERIIFAQPAKSIPSLLYARSKQVAVMTFDSAIELEKIHQYYPEAQLVLRMRHDALKVRCLLGKKFGCDPVKEAPALLRKAAKLRMNVVGISFHVGSDCEEHEVYYDAVKMARSLFDYAKTIGYELSLLDIGGGFPGDHNKPIDRYAQAVNRAIDHFFPAEENVRIIAEPGRYYVASAVTLVSFVDSKRIVTERQEDGTERTRIFYYLNDGIFGTFYCTAHEGQEAIPIVQRKTDANEYSSSVWGPTCDVMDLILPDILLPELDIGDSVVFENVGAYSLVTSCRFNGFPLPKVIAYLREGTWKILEDLTAPSVALASAHSLEDGMDGKVLVTLQNYTPLAETNYLV, via the exons ATGAGTGTGCTAAAGTGTCCCGCCGATTTGACGTTGATCAGCGATGAGATGTCGATCGGTGACGTGGTTCGTGATATCATCCGCCAGGGTCCGCATGAGGAACCGCTCCACGTGCTCGATTTGGATGATGTAGTGCAAAAGCATTATGGCTGGCGTGAGCAGATGCCACGAGTCAGGCCTTTCTATGCGGTGAAGTGCAACGATGACCCACGTATTCTGCAGACTCTGATAACGCTTGGAGTCGGATTTGACTGTGCGTCGAAGGGTGAGCTGGAGCGTATGCTCGACTTGGGTGTGAAGCCGGAGCGAATCATCTTTGCTCAGCCGGCCAAATCCATACCGTCCCTGTTGTATGCACGCTCGAAACAGGTGGCTGTGATGACGTTTGATAGCGCGATCGAGTTAGAGAAGATACACCAGTACTATCCGGAGGCCCAGCTGGTGTTGCGAATGCGCCACGATGCGTTGAAGGTGCGTTGCTTGTTGGGCAAGAAGTTTGGCTGTGATCCTGTCAAGGAGGCACCGGCATTGCTACGTAAGGCGGCCAAACTGCGGATGAATGTAGTAGGGATAAGCTTCCACGTTGGATCGGACTGTGAAGAACACGAAGTTTACTACGATGCCGTAAAGATGGCCCGAAGCCTGTTCGACTACGCCAAGACTATTGGGTACGAGCTAAGCCTCTTGGACATTGGCGGTGGATTCCCGGGGGATCATAAcaaaccgatcgatcgatacgCTCAGGCAGTCAACCGCGCTATCGATCATTTCTTTCCGGCGGAAGAAAATGTCCGAATAATTGCGGAACCGGGGCGATACTACGTGGCCTCCGCGGTCACGCTGGTATCGTTTGTGGACTCCAAACGTATTGTGACAGAGCGCCAGGAAGATGGAACCGAACGGACAAGGATTTTCTACTATCTCAACGACGGTATATTCGGAACGTTCTACTGTACGGCACACGAGGGCCAAGAAGCGATCCCTATCGTACAACGTAAGACCGACGCCAATGAGTACAGCTCATCCGTTTGGGGCCCTACTTGCGATGTCATGGATCTGATTTTACCGGACATACTGCTCCCGGAGCTAGACATCGGGGACAGTGTTGTGTTCGAGAATGTTGGAGCGTACAGCTTGGTCACTAGCTGCCGCTTCAATGGATTCCCTCTGCCGAAGGTTATCGCATACCTACGCGAAGGAACCTG GAAAATTTTGGAAGATTTGACCGCTCCTTCCGTTGCTCTTGCTTCGGCTCACTCCTTGGAAGATGGCATGGACGGCAAAGTACTTGTTACGCTCCAAAACTACACTCCCCTGGCGGAAACAAATTACCTGGTTTGA